The DNA region GACCGCGCACGGCTCACGGCTCACGGCTCACGGCACACGGCACACGGCGAACGGGGCCCTGCGAAGGGCTACTTGAAGCGCAGCGCCTTGAGCACCCGCAGCCCGCCGGTCATCACCGCCGCGAACTGCCGGTCCTCCAGCCCGAACGCGGGCGCGATCGGCATCAGCCGCTGGCTGGCGATGGTCTGCGCCTCGGTGAACCGCAGGATGCCCTCGGCGCCGTGCCGCCGGCCGAGCCCGGAGTCACCCATGCCGCCCATCGGCGAGGCGACCGAGCCGTACGCCGCCGCGTACGCCTCGTTGACGTTGACCGTGCCGGTGCGCAGCCGGGCCGCGACCGCGCGGCCGCGCCGCCCGTCCCTGGTCCAGACGCTGGAGTTGAGCCCGTAGGGGGTCGCGTTGGCGGCGGCCACCGCCTCGTCCTCGGTGTCGAAGCGGTAGACCGAGACGACCGGGCCGAAGGTCTCCTCGCCGCAGACCGCCATGTCGGGGGTGACGCCGTCCAGGATGGTCGGCTCGTGGAAGAACGGGCCGAGGTCCGGCCGGGCCCGCCCGCCGGCGACCACCGCGGCGCCGGCCTCGACCGCGTCCTCGACGTGCCGGACGGTCGCCTCAAGCTGCCGGCCGGAGACCAGCGAGCCCATGTCCGCGCCGTACGCGAGACCGCCGCCGAGCCGCAGCGCCCTGGTCGCGGCGGCGAACTTCGCCAGGAACTCGTCGGCCACCGAGCGGTGCACCAGCAGCCGCTCGATCGAGATGCAGAGCTGGCCGGCGGAGGAGAAGCAGGCCCGGACGGCGCCTTCGGCGGCCCGGTCGAGGTCGGCGTCGGCCAGTACCAGCATGGCGTTCTTGCCGCCGAGTTCGAGCGAGGCGCCGACCAGCCGGGCGGCGGCGCGCTGGGCGACGTCGCGGCCGGTGCGGGTCGAGCCGGTGAACGAGACGTAGTCGGCGTGCTCGACCACGGCCGGGCCGATCACCGGCCCGTCGCCGATCACCACCTGCCACAGGTCGGCCGGCAGCCCGGCCTCGATCAGCAGTTCGCGGGCCCAGAGCGCGGTCAGCGCGGTCTGCGTGTCCGGCTTGTTGACCACCGCGTTGCCGGCCACGAAGGCGGGCAGCGCGTCGCCGATGGACAGCTCCAGCGGGTAGTTCCACGGCGAGATGTGCCCGATCACGCCCTTGGGCCGGCGGGCCTCGATGGTCCGGGTGAGCACCGGCAGGGCGCCGCCGCGGCGCTTGTCGCGCAGGTAGCCCTGGGCGGCGCGCGCGTAGTGGCGGGCGCCCATGGCGACGGCGAGGACCTCCTCGAAGGCGTGCAGCCGGGCCTTGCCGGTCTCCGCCTGGATCAGGTCGAGCACCTCGTCCTGGCGCTTGAGCAGCAGGTCGTGGAAGCGCAGCAGGACGGCGGCGCGGCGGCGGACGGGCAGCGCGGCCCAGGCCGGCTGGGCGCGGCGGGCGAGCTCGAAGGCCACCTCGACGTCGGCCGGGGTGGACTGCGGCAGGCCGGCCAGCCGCTCGCCGGTGAGCGGGGCGACGGTCTCCACCAGGCTGGGCTCGCCGGTGGCGGTCACCCCGGCGACGAGGCGGTCGACCAGGGACGGCGGGACGGCCGAGGAGACCGTGCGCCCGCCGCCGGGCGCGGCGGGGTTGCGGCCCGGCGAGCCGGTGCCGGCGGGTTCGGTGGCCGTGGCAGCTGCTGTGAGGTCCGTCATAGGGCGCAGCCTAGGCGCTCGGCGCCCGGTTCGGTACCCGTCGGTAACAACAAACCGCCGCCGCTCGCCCGCACCGGCCCGACCGGCGGGCCGACCGCGCCGAGAGCGCCGACCGGACCGCGGGCAGCGGGACCCGCGCGATCAGCGGGTCGGCAGGAAGTGGTTCAGCACCAGGGTGAACCGCCGCTCACCCTCCTGCCAGTCCTTGTCGTTGTCCGGGCAGGACAGGTAGACGGCGTACGCGGTGCCGTCGTCGTCGATGAACTCGGCCTCGACGGCCCGCCGCCGGCCGCCCTCCTTCGCCGCGTAGCTGAACTCCCAGACCGCCGCGTCGTGCCCGTTCACCGCGACGCTGGTGAGCTTGTGCTGGCGGTACTCCTTGCGCTTGGAGACGGTGGTCTCCATCTGCCGCAGGTGGTCCAGCGGTTTGACCGACTGGCCGACCGTGACGGCGAACTGGAGGTAGTGCACCATCTTGTCCGGGCTGTAGTAGATCTGGGTCCCGTCGACGGAGCGCTCCCAGGCCGGGGTGGCCACCGGCAGCGGGAAGCGGAAGCCCGCCGGGTCGTCCACCCAGCGGTACCCGGCCGGCGCGGC from Kitasatospora sp. NBC_00458 includes:
- a CDS encoding succinic semialdehyde dehydrogenase, with protein sequence MTDLTAAATATEPAGTGSPGRNPAAPGGGRTVSSAVPPSLVDRLVAGVTATGEPSLVETVAPLTGERLAGLPQSTPADVEVAFELARRAQPAWAALPVRRRAAVLLRFHDLLLKRQDEVLDLIQAETGKARLHAFEEVLAVAMGARHYARAAQGYLRDKRRGGALPVLTRTIEARRPKGVIGHISPWNYPLELSIGDALPAFVAGNAVVNKPDTQTALTALWARELLIEAGLPADLWQVVIGDGPVIGPAVVEHADYVSFTGSTRTGRDVAQRAAARLVGASLELGGKNAMLVLADADLDRAAEGAVRACFSSAGQLCISIERLLVHRSVADEFLAKFAAATRALRLGGGLAYGADMGSLVSGRQLEATVRHVEDAVEAGAAVVAGGRARPDLGPFFHEPTILDGVTPDMAVCGEETFGPVVSVYRFDTEDEAVAAANATPYGLNSSVWTRDGRRGRAVAARLRTGTVNVNEAYAAAYGSVASPMGGMGDSGLGRRHGAEGILRFTEAQTIASQRLMPIAPAFGLEDRQFAAVMTGGLRVLKALRFK